From Arachis stenosperma cultivar V10309 chromosome 2, arast.V10309.gnm1.PFL2, whole genome shotgun sequence, one genomic window encodes:
- the LOC130962659 gene encoding protein FAR1-RELATED SEQUENCE 5-like has product MFDTRVEEDAELSDWEGRGASMLHSFLGLDGLRAEDVLEMEFSSSQEAGGFYNNYSRLKGFASRRGKTVRNTAGEIVRYTFVYNRQGFREKKWLEKVDRKREHKVVTRCGCMAEMRIKRKDGSGRWYVSHFVEEHNHELAYGKLVDYLRSHKKISEVEVAQLASMREIGISIPKIYESFAAQLEGFNLVTFTKQDMYNEIQKQRGLQGGDVSAAIRYLEGLARMDGKMFWRYKLGAGQHLCNLFWSDGRCQDDYGIFGDVLAFDATYGRNKYNLPVVVFSGVNHHNQTCVFGTAMVSCETQESYIWVLRQFLECMQGKAPQSVIMDGDPAMRIAIQSVFPDAHHRLCAWHLLRNAIANISDPRLTQMFRHRMLADMEIDEFEAHWEAMLNECGVREVEWVKDLYTKKHAWATVYIRGRFFARLRTTSRCESLHAKLGRFVESRYEVLEFVRNFQRCVDFLRDTEDELDFRSWYGTSVLQTEIVKLEKSGWTMFTREMFFRFRDSLKRCVRVRICEFNETENPHAYTLQKYRRPEMNWKVYRDPVANRFTCTCMRMESFGIPCVHILSVCVRLDLVEIPENLVLRRWSKAAKMEVHNQCVEQHTTDRSVTYRTRLGSFSQLCKRLGHVACMSDENFKLYSKKLLSDALFLEIKYGLRPSTDDITAAQDCGVQDPIRVRTKGTGRMSQAGGSAPKIKRKCSTCGKLGHRRTRYPNGGAQPSARNDKSPAGINKRKRSKVTT; this is encoded by the coding sequence ATGTTTGATACGAGAGTGGAGGAAGATGCTGAGTTATCCGATTGGGAAGGAAGGGGGGCTTCAATGTTGCACAGTTTTTTGGGTTTGGATGGGTTGCGAGCAGAAGATGTTCTTGAAATGGAGTTTTCTTCATCTCAGGAGGCAGGCGGCTTCTATAACAATTACAGCCGACTAAAGGGCTTTGCATCACGGCGAGGCAAGACTGTTAGAAACACTGCCGGAGAGATCGTGCGGTACACTTTTGTTTATAATAGGCAAGGATTCCGAGAGAAGAAATGGTTGGAAAAGGTTGATCGCAAAAGGGAGCATAAGGTAGTTACCCGATGCGGATGCATGGCGGAGATGAGGATAAAGAGGAAAGACGGTAGTGGGAGGTGGTATGTCTCGCATTTTGTCGAGGAGCATAACCACGAACTTGCGTATGGGAAGCTTGTTGATTATCTGCGATCACACAAGAAGATATCTGAGGTAGAAGTTGCTCAGCTAGCAAGCATGAGGGAGATTGGGATTAGCATACCTAAGATTTATGAGTCATTCGCAGCACAACTAGAGGGTTTTAATCTGGTAACATTCACAAAGCAAGATATGTATAATGAGATACAGAAACAGAGAGGTCTGCAAGGCGGAGATGTAAGTGCGGCTATTAGGTACTTGGAAGGTCTGGCACGCATGGATGGGAAAATGTTTTGGCGTTACAAGTTGGGGGCAGGGCAACACTTATGCAACTTGTTTTGGAGCGACGGTCGTTGCCAGGATGATTATGGGATTTTCGGCGACGTGCTAGCATTCGACGCTACATATGGCCGCAACAAGTACAACCTACCCGTTGTAGTCTTTTCCGGAGTAAACCACCACAACCAGACATGCGTATTTGGAACAGCAATGGTCTCATGCGAAACGCAGGAGTCATATATTTGGGTTCTTCGCCAGTTTCTGGAATGCATGCAAGGTAAAGCACCGCAATCGGTCATCATGGATGGCGACCCGGCCATGCGGATAGCAATCCAGTCTGTATTTCCTGATGCACATCATCGGTTGTGTGCCTGGCATCTGCTGAGGAACGCGATTGCTAACATAAGCGACCCGAGATTAACACAAATGTTTAGACACCGCATGTTGGCAGATATGGAAATCGATGAGTTCGAAGCGCATTGGGAGGCAATGCTCAACGAGTGCGGTGTTAGGGAGGTTGAGTGGGTTAAGGACTTGTACACCAAAAAGCACGCTTGGGCCACCGTATACATCCGCGGTAGATTTTTTGCTAGATTACGGACTACCTCTAGGTGCGAGTCACTACATGCCAAACTAGGGAGGTTTGTCGAGAGCAGGTACGAGGTGTTAGAATTTGTCAGAAATTTTCAAAGGTGTGTGGATTTTCTGCGTGACACCGAGGATGAGCTAGACTTTCGTTCATGGTACGGAACATCTGTGCTACAAACAGAGATTGTTAAGCTGGAAAAGTCCGGGTGGACGATGTTCACCCGCGAAATGTTTTTCAGATTCCGGGATAGCCTGAAACGGTGTGTTCGTGTTAGAATATGTGAATTTAATGAGACTGAGAACCCTCATGCATACACTCTCCAGAAGTATCGAAGGCCTGAGATGAATTGGAAGGTTTATAGGGACCCTGTCGCGAATAGATTTACTTGCACCTGCATGCGTATGGAGTCGTTTGGTATTCCTTGTGTGCATATCCTTTCCGTGTGTGTTAGGCTTGACTTAGTGGAAATCCCTGAAAACCTAGTGCTGCGCAGGTGGTCTAAGGCAGCCAAAATGGAGGTCCATAACCAATGTGTTGAGCAACACACTACTGACCGAAGTGTGACCTATAGGACACGATTGGGTTCTTTCTCCCAGCTATGTAAGCGTTTAGGGCACGTTGCTTGCATGAGTGATGAAAACTTCAAGCTTTACTCAAAGAAGCTTCTGAGTGATGCTCTCTTCCTTGAAATTAAGTACGGCCTAAGACCATCAACGGATGATATCACAGCAGCACAAGATTGCGGGGTGCAGGACCCGATTCGTGTTAGAACAAAAGGCACGGGTCGGATGAGTCAAGCAGGTGGGTCTGCcccgaaaatcaaaagaaagtgCAGCACATGCGGGAAGCTAGGGCACCGGAGGACTAGATACCCCAACGGAGGCGCACAACCTTCAGCGAGGAATGATAAATCACCTGCTGGGATAAATAAACGCAAGCGATCAAAAGTTACCACCTAA